The Primulina tabacum isolate GXHZ01 chromosome 16, ASM2559414v2, whole genome shotgun sequence genome window below encodes:
- the LOC142530152 gene encoding uncharacterized protein LOC142530152, with protein sequence MIANLDSKLERIMEVLNISSSSKRRLDEPTTVIAQFKKKTTHEKCEPGTTVSNQGVTLGQEAIVEPFISPLTHLDNPVKEVTSVNRDLNKGMSREEEVFDPLNNATHHRTLDFQILI encoded by the exons ATGATTGCAAATTTGGATAGCAAACTTGAACGTATAATGGAAGTTTTGAACATTTCAAGTTCATCCAAAAGACGTTTGGATGAACCAACCACTGTCATTGCACAATTTAAGAAAAAGACGACCCATGAAAAAT GTGAGCCAGGGACAACTGTTTCCAATCAAGGAGTGACTCTTGGGCAAGAGGCGATTGTTGAACCATTCATATCTCCTCTTACACATCTTg ATAACCCGGTCAAAGAGGTAACTTCTGTCAATCGAGACTTGAATAAAGGAATGAGCCGAGAGGAAGAAGTGTTTGATCCACTTAACAACGCCACCCATCATCGTACGcttgattttcaaattttaatttaa